In a genomic window of Zingiber officinale cultivar Zhangliang chromosome 9B, Zo_v1.1, whole genome shotgun sequence:
- the LOC122022863 gene encoding uncharacterized protein LOC122022863: MRRGRAVAGSRRGPGRPRKQPIEAEEPEPVTQEADSSRDPTDVETVSRGQTHQTPRDQGRQPQEIPSVIPSGRNREFQLQGIPSGIPSAFPTPATTDWMRDRARIPLLARSVKDRVTLYQGGADPWAARSWLKNLESTFGYMSCSDEEKVELAAYHLRDQAVRWWEMQKTIFGEQCITWVMFRDAFERQYFPATFCLARRQEFLNLKQGDRSVMEYNAEFCRLAEFCPHLVAQDYDRMQQFTQGLAAYIRLRMSGFLGSSYREVLDRALFIEMTQQQVNQEKSKDKQLSQKRGNKGKDLQVTSEGSTRPQKSGRTTDESTSFPKRDRKKDSGGIRCFQCGSKSHLKPDCPLDHSICFYCKLPGHESRECSLKAQLETTKVTVQED; this comes from the coding sequence ATGAGACGTGGTCGAGCGGTAGCCGGTTCTCGTCGTGGTCCGGGACGACCACGAAAACAACCCATTGAGGCTGAGGAACCAGAACCAGTGACTCAGGAGGCAGATTCTTCTAGGGATCCAACTGATGTTGAGACGGTTAGTCGGGGACAGACCCATCAGACTCCTAGAGATCAGGGACGTCAGCCTCAGGAGATCCCTTCAGTCATACCATCTGGTAGAAATCGGGAATTTCAACTTCAGGGGATTCCCTCAGGGATACCATCAGCATTTCCTACTCCTGCTACTACTGACTGGATGAGGGATAGAGCGCGTATACCACTGTTGGCAAGGTCCGTCAAGGACAGGGTTACTCTATACCAGGGCGGAGCAGACCCCTGGGCTGCTCGTAGCTGGTTGAAGAATTTGGAAAGCACTTTCGGATACATGAGTTGTTCAGATGAAGAGAAAGTGGAATTGGCTGCGTATCATCTCCGGGATCAGGCAGTCAGATGGTGGGAGATGCAGAAGACAATCTTTGGGGAACAATGCATCACATGGGTGATGTTCCGGGATGCTTTTGAGCGCCAGTATTTTCCAGCCACATTCTGTTTAGCTCGACGCCAGGAATTTCTGAATCTCAAGCAGGGCGATCGATCGGTGATGGAGTACAACGCTGAATTCTGTAGATTGGCTGAGTTTTGCCCTCATTTGGTGGCACAGGATTATGACCGGATGCAGCAGTTCACCCAGGGTTTAGCAGCATATATTCGGCTCAGGATGTCAGGATTTCTAGGTAGCTCCTACCGAGAAGTTTTGGATCGTGCACTGTTTATAGAGATGACTCAGCAGCAGGTAAATCAAGAGAAAAGTAAGGACAAGCAGCTGTCGCAGAAGAGAGGGAATAAGGGTAAAGACTTGCAAGTTACTTCCGAAGGATCTACTCGACCACAGAAATCAGGGCGAACCACGGACGAGTCTACTAGTTTCCCTAAGAGAGATCGGAAGAAGGACAGTGGTGGAATTAGGTGTTTCCAGTGCGGTTCGAAAAGTCACCTCAAACCCGATTGTCCGTTGGATCATTCGATATGCTTCTATTGTAAGCTTCCGGGCCATGAGAGTCGGGAATGTTCCTTGAAGGCTCAGTTGGAGACTACTAAAGTTACTGTTCAGGAAGATTGA